Proteins co-encoded in one Bremerella sp. TYQ1 genomic window:
- a CDS encoding class I SAM-dependent methyltransferase, with protein MTDADLASFQYSLLDFGSGRKLEQFGSVVLDRYSPSAEGFKASQPQNWSKAAAKYVRRTETQGDWLDADRLPQNWEVAAGPLKFRLKTTKFGHLGLFPEQYANWKWLQETCRKSPQPLKILNLFAYTGGSSLACALGGAEVAHVDAAANVVKWARSNAELSGMNEAPIRWIAEDARKFVKREIKRGNTYDGVILDPPTYGHGSKGEVWRIGKHLPLLMGYLNELLNERPKLVLLTCHSPGYEDGPLKQMLDDAFPSISTRQIRSGPLTISDTKGRQLPSGYYASFENVT; from the coding sequence ATGACCGACGCCGATCTGGCTTCCTTCCAGTATAGCTTGCTCGACTTCGGCTCTGGTCGAAAGCTGGAGCAATTCGGATCGGTAGTGCTCGATCGGTATTCTCCATCGGCGGAAGGATTTAAGGCCTCTCAGCCTCAAAACTGGTCGAAAGCGGCTGCCAAGTATGTTCGCCGAACCGAAACCCAAGGAGACTGGCTCGATGCCGATCGTCTCCCGCAAAACTGGGAAGTCGCGGCAGGCCCGCTGAAATTTCGCCTGAAGACCACCAAGTTTGGCCACTTAGGACTTTTCCCCGAGCAGTACGCCAATTGGAAATGGCTGCAAGAGACTTGCCGGAAAAGCCCGCAGCCACTGAAGATCTTGAATCTGTTTGCCTACACCGGCGGATCAAGCTTGGCATGTGCCCTCGGCGGAGCAGAAGTCGCCCATGTCGATGCGGCAGCGAATGTCGTGAAATGGGCACGCTCCAACGCCGAACTTTCCGGCATGAACGAAGCCCCCATACGCTGGATCGCCGAGGACGCGCGAAAGTTCGTCAAACGTGAAATTAAACGGGGCAATACGTACGACGGCGTAATCCTCGACCCTCCCACGTACGGACATGGCTCGAAAGGGGAAGTTTGGCGAATCGGCAAGCACCTGCCACTGCTGATGGGCTATCTCAACGAACTGTTAAACGAACGCCCCAAGCTGGTTTTGCTGACTTGCCATTCGCCAGGCTACGAAGATGGCCCGCTGAAGCAGATGCTGGACGACGCATTCCCTAGCATTTCGACCCGGCAGATCCGATCCGGTCCGCTGACTATTTCCGATACGAAGGGGCGTCAACTTCCCAGCGGTTACTACGCTAGTTTCGAGAACGTGACGTAA
- a CDS encoding RNA methyltransferase: protein MPEIIRSLQNAQIKSAVRLRDRRGRMQKGRTIIDGLREIRRALESGFPVESIFVLPEAFSGPEADEFDDVVAKHGDLPFIHVARNVMTKLAFGERIEGAVAIAEIPRRSLQDVQLPENPLIVVMEKVEKPGNVGAILRTIDAVGADLLISADGGTDLFNPNSIRASSGTIFTVPLVDATSEETIQFLRDRKIQILAARVDGSVPYLSIDMKTPTAIVLGSEAHGLSEKWHQEGITNIHLPMNGIADSLNVSTTAAVLLYEALRQRT from the coding sequence ATGCCAGAAATCATTCGCTCACTTCAGAATGCTCAGATCAAGTCCGCAGTCCGCCTGCGCGATCGACGGGGGCGAATGCAAAAGGGACGAACCATTATTGATGGCCTCCGCGAGATTCGCCGGGCCCTGGAATCAGGATTCCCAGTCGAATCGATCTTCGTGTTGCCGGAAGCGTTCTCTGGTCCTGAAGCGGACGAGTTTGACGACGTTGTTGCCAAGCATGGGGACCTTCCATTTATCCATGTCGCTCGGAATGTGATGACCAAGCTGGCGTTCGGCGAACGAATTGAAGGGGCCGTGGCGATTGCCGAAATTCCACGACGATCTCTGCAGGACGTTCAATTGCCGGAGAATCCCCTGATCGTTGTCATGGAAAAAGTCGAGAAGCCAGGCAACGTCGGAGCAATATTAAGAACAATTGATGCCGTAGGAGCGGACCTACTGATTTCTGCCGACGGCGGAACCGATCTCTTCAACCCGAATTCGATTCGAGCAAGTTCCGGAACAATTTTCACCGTTCCCCTGGTCGATGCAACTTCGGAAGAAACGATTCAGTTCCTGCGTGACCGAAAGATACAAATCCTCGCCGCTCGTGTTGATGGTTCGGTACCGTATCTCTCGATCGACATGAAAACGCCGACCGCGATTGTCCTTGGCAGCGAAGCACATGGGCTGAGCGAAAAGTGGCACCAAGAGGGCATTACCAATATTCATCTGCCGATGAACGGGATTGCCGATAGCCTGAATGTCTCGACCACCGCTGCGGTGCTTTTGTACGAAGCACTCCGTCAACGAACGTAA
- the folD gene encoding bifunctional methylenetetrahydrofolate dehydrogenase/methenyltetrahydrofolate cyclohydrolase FolD — translation MTATILDGKTVSAALQEDIADRVKQFQAKTDVTPCLAAVLVGEDPASQVYVRNKERACEKVGMTSELFRMPEDISQHDLLALVQQLNQDDKVSGILVQLPLPKHLDASEVLDAIDPRKDVDCFHPSNVGLLSQGRPNFLPCTPHGVVQILKHFDLPTAGKNVVILGRSDIVGKPLALMLMQRTSETCGADYANATVTVAHSRTPNLKELTRQADILVAAIGVPKFVTADMVKPGAVVVDVGINRTDDGLCGDVEYDPLLEVAGAVTPVPGGVGRLTVTMLLENTLKAAMIQQDT, via the coding sequence GTGACTGCGACCATTCTGGACGGAAAAACGGTCTCTGCCGCTTTGCAAGAAGACATTGCCGATCGCGTGAAGCAGTTTCAAGCGAAGACGGACGTAACTCCTTGTTTGGCAGCCGTTTTGGTCGGCGAGGACCCCGCCAGCCAGGTGTACGTTCGCAATAAGGAACGAGCCTGTGAAAAGGTGGGAATGACCAGCGAGTTGTTTCGCATGCCGGAGGATATCTCGCAGCACGATCTGCTGGCTCTTGTCCAGCAGCTTAATCAGGACGACAAAGTCAGCGGCATTCTGGTTCAGCTACCTCTTCCGAAGCATCTGGATGCCTCGGAAGTGCTGGATGCGATCGATCCGCGAAAGGACGTCGACTGTTTTCATCCGAGCAATGTTGGATTGCTTTCGCAAGGACGACCAAATTTTCTTCCCTGTACGCCACATGGCGTCGTTCAGATTCTGAAGCACTTCGATCTGCCGACTGCGGGAAAGAATGTTGTTATTCTTGGGCGCAGCGACATCGTCGGCAAGCCCTTGGCGCTGATGTTAATGCAGCGGACGAGCGAAACGTGCGGTGCCGACTATGCCAATGCCACCGTTACCGTGGCTCATAGTCGCACGCCAAACTTGAAAGAGTTGACCCGGCAAGCTGACATTCTGGTCGCTGCTATCGGGGTTCCGAAGTTCGTCACCGCCGACATGGTCAAGCCTGGGGCGGTGGTTGTGGATGTCGGAATCAATCGAACCGACGACGGCTTGTGCGGCGATGTCGAATACGATCCGTTATTGGAAGTTGCCGGAGCCGTTACCCCAGTCCCTGGCGGCGTCGGCCGATTGACGGTTACGATGCTGTTGGAAAATACGCTGAAAGCGGCAATGATTCAGCAGGATACATAG
- a CDS encoding NADPH-dependent assimilatory sulfite reductase hemoprotein subunit has protein sequence MASTEKKLSPVEGIKDESNYLRGTLAEEFSDGTDHFSKESIQLIKHFGMYQQDDRDARAANRAKGAGKEYIMMIRARLPAGLLTGKQLMEELDLCDDIGNGTLRITSRQSTQFHGVSKDDVRQLMQRMKGVGLTTLGACGDVNRNVMCCPAPFKNNELHDQIQKTAFEIADHFAPRTGAYREIFLQDPETGEKIQVDENGNEVVEPIYGKHYLPRKFKMGICLPEDNCIDVYTQDLGMIAVHEGGKIVGYNILVGGGMGRTPSADKTYPALGLKLTYVSPEDLIGVCEAVVKVQRDFGNREDRKVARLKYTVRDMGLEEFKKKVEEYFGRDLPEPHPTDVTEFDDHKGWSEQGDGKWFYGLNVENGRIADFEDCKLKTAIREICTTLNPGIHFTGHQDIIFSGIEEGDKAKLEEILKKHGVVLTSEISNTLRWSMACVAWPTCGLSITESERALPGMVDDLEKEVAKLGLEDEKFTLRMTGCPNGCARPYNSDIGLVGRAKEKYTMFLGGRRLGNRLNYIYKDMVPADEVVPELVKVFTVFKEQRTEGETLGDFCDRLGQEKLLEATGG, from the coding sequence ATGGCTTCTACTGAGAAAAAGCTGAGCCCTGTCGAGGGCATCAAAGACGAAAGCAACTACCTTCGTGGCACCCTGGCTGAAGAGTTTTCCGATGGAACGGACCACTTCAGTAAGGAAAGCATCCAGCTGATCAAGCATTTCGGTATGTATCAGCAGGACGATCGTGATGCACGAGCCGCCAACCGAGCCAAAGGTGCCGGCAAAGAGTACATCATGATGATCCGGGCCCGTCTGCCGGCCGGTTTGCTGACCGGGAAGCAGCTGATGGAAGAACTGGATCTGTGCGACGACATCGGCAACGGCACGCTTCGCATCACCAGCCGTCAATCGACCCAGTTTCACGGGGTCAGCAAGGACGACGTTCGCCAATTGATGCAGCGAATGAAGGGGGTTGGCCTGACGACCCTGGGTGCTTGCGGCGACGTGAACCGTAACGTGATGTGCTGCCCAGCTCCGTTTAAAAACAACGAACTGCACGACCAAATCCAAAAAACGGCTTTCGAGATCGCCGACCACTTCGCTCCACGCACCGGAGCGTACCGCGAGATCTTCCTGCAAGATCCTGAAACCGGCGAGAAGATCCAAGTCGACGAGAACGGCAACGAAGTCGTCGAGCCGATCTACGGCAAGCATTACTTGCCACGTAAATTCAAGATGGGCATCTGCCTGCCGGAAGACAACTGCATCGACGTCTACACCCAAGACCTCGGCATGATCGCCGTCCACGAAGGTGGCAAGATCGTCGGTTACAACATCCTTGTCGGTGGCGGCATGGGTCGTACACCTTCGGCAGATAAAACCTACCCAGCGTTAGGTCTGAAGCTGACCTACGTCTCTCCGGAAGACTTGATCGGGGTTTGCGAAGCAGTTGTTAAAGTTCAACGCGACTTCGGTAACCGCGAAGACCGCAAAGTGGCTCGCCTGAAGTACACCGTTCGCGACATGGGCCTGGAAGAGTTCAAGAAGAAAGTCGAAGAATACTTCGGCCGTGATCTTCCAGAACCACACCCAACCGACGTCACAGAATTCGACGACCATAAAGGTTGGTCCGAGCAGGGCGACGGAAAATGGTTCTATGGGCTTAATGTCGAGAACGGCCGTATCGCCGACTTTGAAGACTGCAAGCTGAAGACCGCCATTCGCGAAATCTGCACGACCCTGAATCCCGGCATTCACTTCACCGGCCACCAGGACATTATCTTCAGTGGCATCGAAGAAGGCGACAAAGCCAAGCTGGAAGAGATTCTCAAAAAGCATGGCGTCGTGCTGACTTCCGAAATCAGCAACACGCTGCGGTGGTCGATGGCTTGCGTAGCATGGCCAACTTGTGGACTTTCGATTACCGAAAGCGAACGAGCTTTGCCAGGCATGGTAGACGATCTGGAAAAGGAAGTCGCCAAGCTGGGTCTGGAAGACGAAAAGTTCACCCTCCGCATGACTGGCTGCCCGAACGGTTGTGCTCGCCCGTACAACAGTGACATCGGCCTGGTCGGACGCGCCAAGGAAAAGTACACGATGTTCCTCGGCGGCCGCCGACTCGGTAATCGCTTGAACTATATCTACAAAGACATGGTTCCCGCCGATGAAGTTGTTCCGGAATTGGTGAAAGTCTTCACCGTATTCAAGGAACAACGCACCGAAGGGGAAACCTTAGGCGACTTCTGTGACCGCCTAGGCCAAGAGAAACTGCTGGAAGCTACCGGCGGTTAG
- a CDS encoding formylmethanofuran dehydrogenase subunit A: MGYLVLENGTVHDPANGVDGETRSIWMKDGKIVPAPAEESRVVDRRIDCRGYVVMPGGVDMHCHIAGPKVNIGRQMTPEYRRDEGIPRSEGRRSASGGLLPSCVGTGYMFAGLGYTTAMDAAIPGLHARHAHEDFLDTPLLDKGFYLLFGNNQFVMDRIREERSDCLDAYLAWALGSTHAYGVKVVNPGGVENWKQISRKTVQQLDEPVPGFGVSPRAIVRNLAASVDRLNLPHAVHIHCNNLGVPGNSETTLRTMQALDGHRGHFAHTQFHSYAGDENDPSSFRSAAPMLAEFVNENPNITIDVGHVNPGKTLGVTGDAPFGYFLSKLSGNRWYAADSELEASCGVIPMEFQPQKVLVHAIQWAAALEWYLLVKDPWQIAMSSDHPNGGAIFRYPEVIHLLMDSAFRREAIAKMHQQLGDRTTLAELDREYSLNEIAIITRAGPAKMLGLKQKGHLGQGADADVTIYTPSTNRTEMFQRPRYVVQAGRVIVEDGELGGEVFGKLFSVSPSMDDGQLPVIQKWFDDAHTIRFRNFAIEKHHLGDVETVASS, translated from the coding sequence TTGGGATATCTCGTCCTTGAAAACGGAACCGTTCACGATCCGGCTAACGGTGTCGATGGCGAGACACGTTCGATCTGGATGAAGGATGGCAAGATTGTCCCCGCCCCGGCGGAAGAGAGTCGGGTTGTCGATCGGCGAATTGATTGCCGTGGCTACGTAGTCATGCCCGGCGGGGTTGATATGCATTGCCATATTGCCGGACCGAAGGTCAACATTGGTCGTCAGATGACGCCAGAGTATCGCCGCGACGAAGGCATCCCACGCAGCGAAGGTCGCCGAAGCGCGAGTGGCGGCCTGCTACCGAGTTGTGTCGGTACGGGGTACATGTTTGCCGGGCTGGGTTACACGACAGCGATGGATGCCGCCATTCCTGGTCTGCACGCGCGGCATGCCCACGAAGACTTTCTCGATACACCGCTGCTGGACAAAGGCTTTTATTTGCTGTTCGGCAACAACCAGTTCGTGATGGATCGGATTCGCGAAGAACGTAGCGACTGCCTCGATGCCTATCTGGCTTGGGCGTTGGGTTCGACGCACGCGTACGGCGTGAAAGTCGTGAACCCTGGCGGCGTCGAAAACTGGAAACAAATCAGTCGCAAAACGGTTCAGCAATTGGACGAACCAGTCCCTGGGTTCGGCGTCTCGCCCAGGGCGATCGTGCGAAACCTGGCCGCTTCGGTCGATCGCTTGAATCTTCCGCATGCGGTTCACATTCATTGCAACAATCTTGGTGTGCCAGGCAATAGCGAGACCACACTGCGAACGATGCAGGCCCTCGATGGGCATCGGGGGCACTTTGCTCATACGCAGTTTCACAGCTACGCGGGCGACGAAAACGATCCGAGCAGCTTTCGCTCGGCGGCGCCGATGCTCGCGGAATTCGTCAACGAGAATCCGAACATTACCATCGACGTGGGGCACGTGAATCCAGGCAAAACCTTAGGGGTAACCGGCGATGCGCCATTCGGCTACTTTCTTTCCAAGCTAAGCGGAAATCGGTGGTACGCCGCTGATAGCGAACTGGAAGCAAGCTGTGGCGTGATTCCGATGGAGTTTCAGCCACAGAAAGTGCTGGTACACGCCATTCAATGGGCGGCAGCGCTCGAGTGGTATTTGCTGGTGAAAGATCCGTGGCAGATCGCGATGAGTAGCGATCATCCTAATGGCGGCGCTATTTTCAGGTACCCCGAAGTGATTCACCTGTTGATGGATTCGGCATTTCGCCGCGAAGCGATTGCGAAGATGCATCAGCAGTTGGGGGATCGTACCACGCTGGCGGAACTTGATCGTGAGTATTCGCTGAATGAGATCGCCATTATTACCAGGGCCGGTCCTGCGAAGATGCTGGGTTTGAAGCAGAAAGGCCATCTCGGCCAAGGTGCCGACGCCGACGTTACCATTTACACGCCAAGTACCAATCGCACGGAAATGTTCCAGCGTCCGCGCTACGTCGTGCAAGCTGGACGTGTGATCGTCGAAGATGGAGAACTGGGTGGTGAAGTGTTCGGCAAGCTGTTCTCGGTTTCACCGAGCATGGACGACGGGCAACTGCCGGTAATCCAAAAATGGTTCGACGATGCCCACACGATCCGCTTCCGAAACTTTGCCATCGAAAAGCATCACCTCGGCGACGTGGAAACGGTGGCCAGTTCTTAG
- the tatC gene encoding twin-arginine translocase subunit TatC — translation MNSKINDDFFEGSSMSFGDHLEELRVCLFRAVIWLIVGVTIGLYFGSDVVKFIEEPIQSALMRYYQKKSIAKLEENLGIKLTGEQETAVAKHLRDKDWVAVDMWIEPAEVRRLAENSAETPAEEEADAEKAEEDAAAQKEEDKATLEEEAELPTDESLDDEDILKALRDAKVLPQEEPVRMRTWQRIEPSTEALRVEEVFMIWLKAGIVFGFIIASPGIFWHLWQFVAAGLYPHEKKYVWIFMPFSLTLFFGGAAVAYFLAFEPVLDFLFSFNLMTGIDPRPRISEWMGFVIMLPLGFGISFQLPLVMLLLNRIGLFSIEAYTNNWRISVMVIFFLSMILTPSDPISMLLLAVPLSLLYALGIGLCKWMPGIRKPFPAAN, via the coding sequence CTTCGAAGGTTCCTCGATGTCCTTCGGCGATCACCTGGAGGAACTGCGTGTTTGTCTGTTTCGCGCCGTGATTTGGCTGATCGTCGGAGTTACCATCGGTTTGTACTTCGGTAGCGACGTGGTGAAGTTCATTGAAGAACCGATTCAGTCGGCGCTGATGCGATATTATCAGAAGAAATCGATCGCCAAGCTGGAAGAAAATCTCGGCATCAAGCTGACCGGCGAGCAAGAGACCGCGGTCGCCAAGCACTTACGCGACAAAGACTGGGTCGCCGTCGACATGTGGATCGAACCGGCTGAAGTGCGTCGTCTTGCGGAAAACTCCGCCGAAACGCCCGCCGAGGAGGAAGCCGATGCTGAAAAAGCGGAAGAAGATGCTGCGGCGCAGAAGGAAGAGGACAAAGCGACCTTAGAGGAAGAAGCCGAACTGCCAACCGATGAGTCGCTTGACGATGAAGACATCTTGAAGGCGCTGCGGGATGCCAAAGTTTTGCCGCAGGAAGAACCTGTTCGGATGCGAACCTGGCAGCGAATCGAGCCTTCGACTGAAGCACTTCGCGTGGAAGAAGTGTTTATGATTTGGCTGAAAGCTGGCATCGTGTTTGGCTTCATCATTGCCAGCCCAGGGATCTTCTGGCACTTGTGGCAGTTTGTTGCCGCAGGGCTTTATCCGCATGAAAAGAAATACGTTTGGATCTTCATGCCGTTCAGCTTGACGCTGTTCTTTGGCGGTGCGGCGGTTGCTTATTTCCTGGCCTTCGAGCCGGTGTTGGACTTCCTGTTCAGCTTCAACCTGATGACCGGGATCGATCCACGACCACGAATTAGCGAGTGGATGGGATTTGTGATCATGTTGCCGTTGGGCTTTGGGATTAGTTTCCAACTGCCGCTGGTGATGTTGCTGCTCAACCGCATCGGGCTGTTCAGTATTGAAGCGTACACCAACAACTGGCGAATCTCGGTGATGGTGATCTTCTTCCTGTCGATGATTCTCACGCCATCTGACCCGATCAGTATGCTGCTGCTGGCCGTTCCGCTGAGCTTGCTGTACGCCCTGGGGATTGGTCTGTGTAAATGGATGCCTGGAATCCGCAAGCCCTTCCCTGCGGCCAATTAG